GGCCCCATCACCCACCGCCATCTCTTAATCGCGCCTCTGCTTTCCTATGCTCGCTCGCCCTTCGACCAGCTCAGGGTGAGTGGGTCGCTCTACGGTGTCACCCCTCGCGTTGCTCGGGGTCTCCTGCCGCAGCAGCCGGGGAGATTCCTCGCTGCGCTCGGAATGACGGGCTTCCTCACGCCGCGAGCTGTTTCTCAAATTCTCCCGGTGCAACCCATTCTTCACGAGCATTAAGAAGCACAACCCCGTCAAGCTCTCTCCGAACATCTTCCAGTAGCGCCGCCCATGCGCGGGGGAGTACTCTACCATATGTCAGATGCAGAGTGTGTGCGTCCTGCCTAATAGGTTCGCCTGTTTGAATGAATCCCCTGCCAGTGGAGATGAAGAGCATCCGGCGCACATTCTGCGTACGCTTGAAACTCTTCAACTGTGGCAACTTTTCAAGGATGGTTGAGCGGATAGTCTCCTCAATTCTTGCTTCGTCTGACATATCAGAGGAATGCATCTCGTTACTAGCAAACATGGAAACCGACACCGTTTCCTCGGTACCGGGAACATTGATACTATCCCTTCCGTACGGCTCCACCTTTTTCCTTACGGAGATCGGAACTCCCAAACACATGACTTCTATCCCAAAAGTAAGGCTATTTTTCTGCCCAGTGAAATCGACTGTCTGCTGGTCTTGAGTATTCAGTTTGCGCAACTCGCCGAAATCCTTCGCCATGAGCCACTTGCATGCCTCGACCTCGGCTAGGGCACCCAGAATCTTAGTGTCTGCTGCGTGAGAATCTTGAGGCAATCGGCCCTCAAAAATCCGGTTGAAGTCGGCGCAGGCACTTGCTCCGTCCTTGAGAGCTTCCTCCAATTCCAAGATGTCCTTCCCTGACTCATCACAAGACAATGCATCAACAAGCAGGTTTTGCCCTAAAACTGGATGACTAAGGCCCGGCCGCACCCATTTCCAGAGAAACCTGTTGATGTTCGAGCATCGTGTCCGCCTCGTATGAATAAGCTGCTCTTCCTCTGGCGGGATAATTTGTTCGCTATCCATTTGGGTGCTCATTTCTTCCCCGCCCCCACCATCCCCAAAAACCTGTCGAACATGTACACGTTGTCCATCGGCGCGTTACCCTCGCACCGTGTGGAGCGTAAGCCCTGGCACGCGCTCAAAGTGCTCATCCAGCGTATAGACCTCGCAGCCATGCTCCAGGGCCAGCGCCGCGATGAGCAGGTCCATGATGGATACCGTCACGCCCTTTTGGCGGAGCTGGTGGGAGAGCTCTCCCACCCGAACCCATGTCCCTTGCGTTTCCTCCAGATAGGGGAATCCTCTCAGACCCGCACGTAGCTGTTCCGCCTCCCGCTCGGTTCTCGCCCCCTGGAGAACCTCGGCCAGCACAACGCCCACGACGGCGATCTCGCCGCTGGCCCGCAGCCGGTCCATCTCCTTCTTCACCGACGACGGTTGCAGCCTGAAGAACTGGAGCCAAATAGACGTGTCAACAATCACCATCGGCGCTACCGGGGCTCCGCGTGGCGCAGCTCATGCCAGTTGTCCACCAGGTCTATCTTCCCCGCCAGGCTCCATAGTCTTTCGATATTCCTCCGGCGCACATAGTCCTGGAGGGCCTTCATCACCGCCTTGCTTTTCTTGCGCTCTCCCGTCAGGCGCGCGACTTCCTCCAACACATCCTTGTCAATATCCAGTGTCGTGCGCATCGTTTACCTCCGTTCTTGAATGCATCAAAATTATACACCAAATTTCCGCATCATTTCTTGTGCGCCTCCACCATCTCCAGGAACCTGTCAAACATGTACACGTTGTCCATCGGGCCGGGCGACGCCTCGGAGTGGTACTGGATGCTCATGATGGGCAGGCCCTTGTGCCGCATCCCCTCCACCGTGCCGTCGTTCAGG
This portion of the Dehalococcoidia bacterium genome encodes:
- a CDS encoding type II toxin-antitoxin system VapB family antitoxin, whose product is MRTTLDIDKDVLEEVARLTGERKKSKAVMKALQDYVRRRNIERLWSLAGKIDLVDNWHELRHAEPR
- a CDS encoding PIN domain-containing protein, which encodes MVIVDTSIWLQFFRLQPSSVKKEMDRLRASGEIAVVGVVLAEVLQGARTEREAEQLRAGLRGFPYLEETQGTWVRVGELSHQLRQKGVTVSIMDLLIAALALEHGCEVYTLDEHFERVPGLTLHTVRG